Proteins from a single region of Streptomyces vinaceus:
- the aceB gene encoding malate synthase A gives MSIHAPTRRVEVLGTPGDRHDEILTPGALDFITRLDDAFHSRRLEVLKERVRRSTHLAGGTPLVFPLATRAIRDDAEWRVAPPAPGLTDRRVEITGPPDRRTAVNALNSGARVWMADLEDATSPTWENVIGGQLTLLDVIERRIDFTTPEGKEYRLGPDLATIMVRPRGWHLLEEHLEIDGRPVSASLVDFGLYFFHCAQRQIDAGHGPYFYLPKLENRYEARLWNDIFLFAQELLGIPRGTVRAAVLIETITAAFEMEEILYQLREHSAGLNAGRWDYLFSLIKTFGHRTDFQLPDRSSVTMTAPFLRAYTELLVRTCHRRGAHAIGGMAAHVPGKDAQAHSAALARVRLDKEREAEDGFDGSWVAHPGLVPVCREVFDNVLGERPNQLERTREDVEVAAADLLSVRRIAAPPTSEGLRSNVTVALRYFDAWLRGRGAVALNGLMEDAATAEIARVQIWQWLRHDRVERSAVLTLLDAECEALAEEDPRALATEARDLFVDTALTPHLPAFFTPEAYTRHLVRRTETPS, from the coding sequence ATGTCCATCCACGCACCGACCCGCCGCGTCGAGGTCCTCGGGACACCGGGCGACCGCCACGACGAGATCCTGACCCCCGGGGCCCTGGACTTCATCACCCGGCTCGACGACGCGTTCCACTCCCGGCGCCTGGAGGTCCTCAAGGAGCGCGTCCGCCGCTCGACCCACCTGGCCGGCGGTACCCCGCTCGTCTTCCCCCTCGCCACGCGCGCGATCCGGGACGACGCCGAGTGGAGGGTCGCGCCGCCGGCGCCGGGCCTCACCGACCGCCGCGTCGAGATCACCGGGCCGCCCGACCGCCGGACGGCCGTGAACGCCCTCAACTCCGGAGCCCGGGTGTGGATGGCCGACCTCGAAGACGCCACCTCGCCCACCTGGGAAAACGTCATCGGCGGTCAGCTGACCCTGCTCGACGTGATCGAGCGGCGGATCGACTTCACCACCCCGGAGGGCAAGGAGTACCGGCTCGGGCCGGACCTCGCGACCATCATGGTCCGCCCGCGCGGCTGGCACCTCCTCGAAGAACACCTGGAGATCGACGGCCGTCCCGTGTCCGCCTCGCTCGTCGACTTCGGCCTGTACTTCTTCCACTGCGCGCAGCGCCAGATCGACGCCGGCCACGGCCCGTACTTCTACCTCCCCAAGCTGGAGAACCGGTACGAGGCCCGTCTGTGGAACGACATCTTCCTGTTCGCCCAGGAGCTGCTCGGCATCCCGCGCGGCACCGTGCGCGCCGCCGTCCTGATCGAGACGATCACCGCCGCGTTCGAGATGGAGGAGATCCTCTACCAGCTGCGCGAGCACAGTGCCGGGTTGAACGCGGGCCGCTGGGACTACCTCTTCAGCCTCATCAAGACCTTCGGCCACCGCACCGACTTCCAGCTCCCCGACCGGTCCTCGGTCACCATGACCGCCCCCTTCCTGCGGGCGTACACCGAACTCCTCGTCCGCACCTGCCACCGGCGCGGAGCCCACGCCATCGGCGGCATGGCCGCCCACGTCCCGGGCAAGGACGCGCAGGCCCACTCCGCCGCCCTCGCCAGGGTCCGCCTCGACAAGGAGCGCGAGGCCGAGGACGGCTTCGACGGCTCCTGGGTGGCCCACCCCGGCCTCGTCCCCGTCTGCCGCGAGGTCTTCGACAACGTGCTGGGAGAGCGGCCGAACCAGCTGGAGCGCACGCGCGAGGACGTCGAAGTCGCCGCCGCCGACCTGCTGTCGGTCCGTCGGATCGCTGCCCCGCCGACCTCCGAAGGCCTTCGCTCCAACGTGACCGTGGCACTGCGCTACTTCGACGCCTGGCTCCGCGGACGCGGCGCGGTCGCCCTGAACGGCCTCATGGAGGACGCGGCGACCGCCGAGATCGCCCGCGTCCAGATCTGGCAGTGGCTCCGCCACGACCGGGTGGAGCGCTCGGCGGTGCTCACGCTCCTCGACGCCGAATGCGAGGCCCTGGCCGAGGAGGACCCCCGGGCCCTGGCCACCGAGGCCCGGGACCTCTTCGTCGACACCGCGCTCACGCCGCACCTGCCCGCCTTCTTCACCCCGGAGGCCTACACCCGCCACCTCGTGCGCCGGACGGAGACCCCCTCATGA
- a CDS encoding copper chaperone PCu(A)C, whose translation MTSSPGRTASEGRRPDRRRLRDGLVAALVPLVACLTALVGLTAWTKAGAAGSPARIEVGVGLVFLPYADKERTAAFFTIANTGGADDQLVSVTSPALEEVMLSRHERVGEGADAMRMVASLDIPAGGRLTMRPGSVDVMARVKVRWKEGDAVPFVLHFRRSGPVDAVAFVVRPGS comes from the coding sequence ATGACCTCCTCTCCCGGCCGGACGGCCTCCGAAGGACGACGGCCCGACCGCCGGCGCCTGCGCGACGGGCTGGTCGCCGCGCTCGTGCCCCTCGTCGCCTGTCTGACGGCGCTCGTCGGCCTGACGGCGTGGACGAAAGCGGGGGCGGCCGGCAGCCCGGCGCGCATCGAGGTCGGCGTAGGGCTGGTCTTCCTGCCCTACGCCGACAAGGAACGTACGGCCGCCTTCTTCACGATCGCCAACACCGGCGGAGCCGATGACCAACTGGTGTCCGTGACCTCGCCGGCCCTGGAGGAGGTGATGCTCAGCCGGCACGAGCGGGTGGGCGAGGGCGCCGACGCGATGCGGATGGTCGCGTCCCTGGACATCCCGGCCGGCGGCCGCCTGACCATGAGGCCGGGCTCCGTGGACGTGATGGCGAGGGTGAAGGTCCGCTGGAAGGAGGGGGACGCCGTCCCCTTCGTCCTGCATTTCCGGCGCAGCGGACCCGTGGACGCGGTGGCCTTCGTGGTGCGGCCCGGCAGCTAA
- a CDS encoding TetR/AcrR family transcriptional regulator, whose product MPRPREFEPDAVLNVAMLRFWERGYRAVSVEDLVKATGVKPGSLYSAFPGGKRALFLKSLERYSQLVVPQKLGALEASGASLDEIRGYFDGLVRDLLSPEGRQGCLLVNTAIENAAEDDEAAAVVRGHLARLERCMTHALENAARRRQVRASLDCSGSAKLLVATCQGLMVVGKADPDERLLRAIVDNAFLALA is encoded by the coding sequence ATGCCCAGACCCCGAGAGTTCGAGCCCGACGCCGTCCTGAACGTGGCCATGCTCCGGTTCTGGGAGCGCGGGTACCGGGCGGTGTCCGTCGAGGATCTGGTGAAGGCGACCGGGGTCAAGCCCGGCAGCCTCTACAGCGCCTTCCCGGGCGGCAAGCGTGCGCTCTTCCTGAAGTCGCTGGAGCGGTACTCGCAGCTGGTCGTCCCCCAGAAGCTGGGTGCACTGGAAGCGTCCGGCGCCTCGTTGGACGAGATCCGGGGCTACTTCGACGGACTGGTGCGCGATCTGCTCAGCCCCGAGGGCCGGCAGGGCTGCCTGCTCGTCAACACGGCGATCGAGAACGCCGCCGAGGACGACGAGGCGGCGGCCGTCGTCCGCGGACATCTGGCCCGCCTGGAGCGGTGCATGACCCACGCGCTGGAGAACGCGGCCCGCAGGCGGCAGGTGCGCGCCTCGCTGGACTGTTCCGGCAGCGCCAAACTGCTGGTCGCCACCTGTCAGGGGCTCATGGTCGTCGGCAAGGCCGATCCCGATGAGCGGCTCCTGCGTGCGATCGTCGACAACGCCTTCCTCGCTCTCGCCTGA
- a CDS encoding 3-hydroxybutyryl-CoA dehydrogenase, with protein MSSSIRRIGVVGGGRMGAGIAEVCARAGLDTVVCEVDATAARAARERVAVSLERAVQRGKLDRICAEDAEARMVFTGDLEDLADRQMVIEAVVENADAKTAVFTALDKIVEDPEAILASNTSAIAIMRLGMATGRADRVLGLHFFNPVPVLPLVEIVSSLHTTADTVAVMESFVRDALGKTAIRSRDRSGFVVNALLVPYLLSAIRMAESGYASAADIDDGMVLGCAHPMGPLKLADLIGLDTVAAIAESLYDEFKEPLYAPPPLLRRMVQAGLLGRKAGRGFHTYDRG; from the coding sequence ATGAGCAGCTCGATCCGCCGGATCGGCGTCGTCGGAGGCGGCCGGATGGGCGCCGGCATCGCCGAGGTGTGCGCCCGCGCCGGACTCGACACCGTCGTCTGCGAGGTCGACGCCACCGCCGCCCGCGCCGCCCGCGAACGCGTCGCCGTCTCCCTCGAACGCGCCGTCCAGCGCGGGAAGCTGGACCGCATCTGCGCCGAGGACGCCGAGGCCCGGATGGTCTTCACCGGGGACCTGGAGGACCTCGCCGACCGGCAGATGGTCATCGAGGCCGTCGTCGAGAACGCCGACGCGAAGACCGCGGTCTTCACCGCCCTCGACAAGATCGTGGAAGACCCGGAGGCGATCCTCGCCTCCAACACCTCCGCCATCGCGATCATGCGCCTCGGCATGGCCACCGGACGCGCCGACCGCGTGCTGGGCCTGCACTTCTTCAACCCCGTACCGGTGCTGCCCCTGGTCGAGATCGTCTCCTCGCTCCACACCACGGCGGACACCGTCGCGGTGATGGAGTCCTTCGTCCGGGACGCCCTCGGCAAGACCGCGATCCGCTCCCGGGACCGGTCCGGCTTCGTGGTCAACGCCCTGCTCGTGCCGTACCTGCTGTCGGCGATCCGCATGGCCGAATCCGGCTACGCGAGCGCCGCCGACATCGACGACGGGATGGTGCTCGGCTGCGCCCACCCCATGGGTCCGCTGAAGCTCGCCGACCTCATCGGGCTCGACACCGTCGCCGCCATCGCGGAATCCCTCTACGACGAGTTCAAGGAACCCCTCTACGCCCCGCCGCCGCTCCTGCGGCGGATGGTCCAGGCAGGCCTGCTGGGCCGCAAGGCGGGCCGCGGGTTCCACACGTACGACCGGGGCTGA
- a CDS encoding zinc-binding dehydrogenase, with product MKAIVISAHGGPEVLTLTELPDPVPADGEVLIRVKAFGLNHAEAYMRSGAWGKVAAVPGIECAGVVEANPSGELAPGTRVVAILGGMGRTRNGSYAELVTVPATNVVAVRSSLDWVDLAAVPEVYATAWSGLFGNLDLRPGETVLVRGATSSLGQAAVNLAVDHGATVLATTRDPLRAPLLKELGAADVLIDDGALAVQAAEREIGVDAVFDVVGNSVLRDSLALVRPRGRVCQLGFLGGFEPVRDFDPIADLPSGVRLSFFGSAFVLGTPAFPLGDVPLDEMYAKVQSGVLRARPARVFRFEEIVEAHRAMEAGEALGKMVVTVG from the coding sequence ATGAAGGCCATCGTCATCTCCGCCCACGGCGGACCCGAGGTACTCACCCTCACCGAACTGCCGGACCCGGTACCCGCCGACGGCGAAGTGCTGATCCGGGTCAAGGCGTTCGGCCTCAACCACGCCGAGGCCTACATGCGTAGCGGCGCCTGGGGGAAGGTCGCGGCCGTCCCCGGCATCGAGTGCGCCGGGGTGGTGGAGGCGAACCCGTCCGGCGAACTCGCCCCCGGCACGCGGGTCGTGGCGATCCTCGGCGGCATGGGGCGCACTCGCAACGGAAGTTACGCGGAGTTGGTGACCGTACCGGCCACCAACGTGGTGGCCGTCCGCTCTTCGCTGGACTGGGTCGACCTCGCGGCCGTTCCCGAGGTGTACGCGACGGCGTGGAGCGGCCTGTTCGGCAATCTGGACCTGCGGCCGGGCGAGACGGTCCTGGTGAGGGGAGCGACCTCCTCGCTCGGCCAGGCCGCGGTCAACCTGGCGGTCGACCACGGCGCCACCGTCCTCGCCACGACCCGGGACCCGCTGCGGGCGCCCCTGCTGAAGGAGCTCGGGGCTGCCGACGTGCTGATCGACGACGGCGCGCTCGCCGTGCAGGCCGCGGAGCGGGAGATCGGCGTCGACGCGGTGTTCGATGTGGTCGGCAACAGCGTCCTGCGCGACTCGCTGGCCCTGGTCCGGCCGCGCGGCCGCGTCTGCCAGCTCGGCTTCCTGGGCGGATTCGAGCCCGTACGCGACTTCGACCCGATCGCCGACCTCCCCAGCGGGGTCCGGCTCAGCTTCTTCGGCAGCGCCTTCGTGCTGGGCACGCCCGCGTTCCCGCTCGGCGACGTACCGCTGGACGAGATGTACGCCAAGGTCCAGTCCGGTGTCCTGCGGGCCCGTCCCGCCCGGGTCTTCCGGTTCGAGGAGATCGTGGAGGCCCACCGGGCCATGGAAGCCGGAGAGGCCCTCGGGAAGATGGTCGTCACCGTCGGCTGA
- a CDS encoding DJ-1/PfpI family protein, with protein MLCQIVLFDGFDPLDVIAPYEVLFAGSMAAPGALTVELVSAEGPREVPSGSGPLTLRATARLDPQRADLLLVPGAAGPLGAADGPADGADPDAPGSRDTIPALLARTVTTGLPALLKEALDRPDSIVATVCGGSMVLAMAGLIEGRHATTNRLGLDLLHAAGAVAIDARVVDDGDLVSGAGVTSGLDLGLYLLERELGPRIAHAVEQLFDHERRGTVWRATGPVPAAF; from the coding sequence ATGCTCTGTCAGATCGTGCTGTTCGACGGCTTCGACCCGCTGGACGTCATCGCCCCGTACGAGGTGCTGTTCGCCGGCTCGATGGCGGCTCCGGGCGCGCTGACCGTCGAACTCGTCTCGGCCGAGGGCCCGCGCGAGGTGCCCAGCGGCTCCGGGCCGCTCACCCTGCGGGCGACCGCCCGCCTCGACCCGCAGCGGGCCGACCTGCTCCTGGTACCGGGAGCGGCGGGACCGCTCGGCGCCGCGGACGGGCCGGCCGACGGGGCGGACCCGGACGCGCCGGGCAGCCGGGACACCATCCCCGCGCTGCTGGCCCGTACGGTCACCACCGGGCTGCCGGCCCTGCTGAAGGAAGCCCTCGACCGGCCGGACTCGATCGTGGCCACCGTGTGCGGAGGCTCCATGGTGCTCGCCATGGCCGGGCTGATCGAAGGCCGTCACGCCACCACCAACCGTCTGGGCCTCGACCTGCTGCATGCGGCCGGCGCCGTCGCGATCGACGCCCGCGTCGTCGACGACGGGGACCTGGTGAGCGGAGCCGGCGTCACCTCCGGCCTGGACCTCGGCCTCTACCTGCTGGAGCGTGAACTCGGCCCGCGCATCGCGCACGCGGTGGAGCAGCTGTTCGACCACGAGCGCCGGGGTACGGTCTGGCGCGCCACGGGCCCGGTACCCGCCGCCTTCTGA
- a CDS encoding heavy metal translocating P-type ATPase has protein sequence MTCAACVNRVEKRLARLDGVSAAVNLATGRARVTHPPDVTTDELLAAVGRAGYRAEPVVPPVSPPGAPPTTPPSGRAQGDHVGEDRERLLITALLCLPVIVLSMVPALQFRNWQWLCLVLSAPVVVWSAWPFHLRAARGLRHSAATMDTLVSLGVLASFAWSLYALFLGGAGDPGMRMPFSPFPSAGGDVAHVYLEAAVGVPLFVLTGRHLEARARRGTGEALRSLAGLAAKEVTVREGGEERRVPIEQLRPGQEFVVRPGERVAADGVVVSGSSALDLSLVTGESDPVEVGPGRPVVGAAVNAGGLLLVRATAVGADTQLARITRMVTEAQAGKARAQRLADRVAGVFVPVVLTLAVTVLGFWLGAGADPQAAVTASVAILVVACPCALGLATPTALMAATGRGAQLGVLVSGPQALEALRHVDVIVLDKTGTLTTGHMSVVRVTAVDGGVGRDAAIRLAGAVEQGSEHPLGRTLVSCARRLLREGPLPEVTGFRATPGHGVAGEVEGHRVEVRVPGDGLPRPLARALAEAEAAALTPVLVRVDGADEALVALGDVLRPGSFRAVDRLRRLGLEPVLATGDREATARAVATELGIAAVHARCTPQDKAALVRELKGRGHRVAVIGDGVNDAGALAEADLGIAMGSGTDVAIGAADVTLVRGDIEAVADAVHLARRTLATIRLNLVWAFGYNLVTVPLAAVGWLNPMVAAAAMSASSLLVVANSLRLRTWRPSPARSAAAFRKASRR, from the coding sequence ATGACCTGTGCGGCCTGCGTGAACCGCGTGGAGAAGCGTCTGGCCAGGCTCGACGGCGTGAGCGCCGCGGTGAACCTGGCCACCGGCAGGGCCAGAGTGACCCACCCCCCGGACGTCACCACCGACGAGCTGCTGGCAGCGGTCGGACGCGCCGGCTACCGGGCCGAACCCGTCGTCCCACCCGTGTCCCCGCCCGGGGCCCCGCCCACGACCCCTCCGAGCGGGCGCGCGCAGGGCGACCACGTCGGCGAGGACCGCGAGCGGCTGCTGATCACCGCTCTGCTCTGCCTGCCGGTCATCGTCCTGTCGATGGTGCCCGCGCTCCAGTTCCGCAACTGGCAGTGGCTGTGCCTCGTGCTCTCCGCCCCGGTGGTGGTCTGGAGCGCCTGGCCGTTCCACCTGAGGGCGGCCCGCGGGCTGCGGCACTCCGCGGCCACCATGGACACCCTCGTGTCCCTGGGCGTCCTCGCCTCGTTCGCCTGGTCCCTGTACGCCCTGTTCCTCGGCGGTGCGGGCGATCCGGGCATGCGGATGCCGTTCAGCCCGTTTCCCTCGGCGGGAGGCGATGTCGCGCACGTCTACCTGGAGGCCGCGGTCGGCGTCCCCCTCTTCGTCCTGACCGGCCGCCACCTGGAGGCGCGCGCCCGGCGCGGCACCGGTGAGGCCCTGCGCTCCCTGGCCGGGCTGGCCGCCAAGGAGGTGACCGTGCGGGAGGGCGGCGAGGAGCGCCGGGTGCCGATCGAACAGCTGCGACCGGGGCAGGAGTTCGTCGTGCGGCCCGGCGAACGGGTCGCCGCCGACGGCGTGGTGGTTTCGGGCAGTTCGGCCCTGGACCTCTCCCTGGTGACCGGGGAGAGCGACCCGGTCGAGGTGGGCCCGGGCCGGCCGGTGGTCGGCGCAGCCGTCAACGCGGGCGGGCTGCTGCTCGTACGGGCCACCGCGGTGGGCGCGGACACGCAGCTCGCCAGGATCACCCGTATGGTCACCGAGGCCCAGGCGGGCAAGGCCCGCGCCCAACGCCTGGCGGACCGGGTGGCGGGCGTGTTCGTACCGGTCGTCCTCACCCTGGCCGTCACCGTCCTCGGCTTCTGGCTCGGCGCCGGGGCCGATCCGCAGGCCGCCGTCACGGCGTCCGTGGCGATCCTCGTCGTCGCCTGCCCCTGCGCCCTGGGACTGGCGACCCCCACCGCGCTCATGGCCGCGACCGGCCGCGGTGCTCAACTCGGCGTTCTGGTCAGCGGACCGCAGGCGCTGGAGGCCCTTCGCCACGTCGACGTGATCGTTCTGGACAAGACCGGCACCCTCACCACCGGCCACATGTCGGTCGTACGGGTCACGGCCGTCGACGGCGGTGTCGGCCGGGACGCGGCGATACGGCTGGCCGGGGCCGTGGAGCAGGGGTCCGAGCACCCGCTGGGCCGCACGCTCGTCTCCTGCGCACGGCGCCTGCTGCGCGAGGGCCCCTTGCCCGAGGTCACCGGCTTCCGGGCGACCCCGGGGCACGGCGTCGCGGGTGAGGTGGAAGGCCACCGCGTGGAGGTACGAGTCCCCGGCGACGGCCTGCCCCGCCCGCTGGCGCGGGCGCTGGCCGAGGCGGAGGCCGCCGCGCTCACGCCGGTCCTCGTGCGGGTGGACGGGGCCGACGAGGCCCTCGTCGCGCTGGGCGACGTCCTGCGCCCCGGCAGCTTCCGGGCCGTCGACCGGCTGCGGCGGCTGGGTTTGGAGCCGGTCCTCGCCACCGGCGACCGCGAGGCCACGGCCCGGGCGGTCGCGACGGAGCTCGGCATCGCCGCGGTCCACGCCCGCTGCACACCGCAGGACAAGGCCGCGCTGGTGAGGGAGTTGAAGGGGCGTGGGCACCGGGTGGCGGTGATCGGGGACGGCGTCAACGACGCGGGGGCGCTGGCGGAGGCCGACCTCGGGATCGCGATGGGCAGCGGAACGGACGTGGCCATCGGGGCCGCCGACGTGACGCTCGTACGGGGGGACATCGAGGCGGTCGCCGATGCCGTCCACCTCGCCCGGCGCACGCTGGCGACGATCCGCCTCAACCTCGTGTGGGCGTTCGGCTACAACCTGGTGACCGTTCCCCTGGCGGCCGTGGGGTGGCTGAACCCGATGGTCGCCGCGGCGGCGATGTCCGCCAGTTCGCTCCTCGTCGTGGCCAACAGCCTGCGCCTGCGCACCTGGCGGCCCTCGCCCGCGCGCTCCGCGGCCGCCTTCCGAAAGGCCTCCCGCCGATGA
- a CDS encoding DUF6243 family protein, with translation MTVSKNINNPVGQGGGQRKRQSRAERQNNGPHRNLDRRSAADQKAELVRKMREKAGAAEGTEQAGDDTAQS, from the coding sequence GTGACCGTGAGCAAGAACATCAACAACCCCGTGGGCCAGGGTGGCGGCCAGCGCAAGCGGCAGTCCCGCGCCGAACGGCAGAACAACGGTCCGCACCGCAACCTCGACCGCCGGAGCGCGGCCGACCAGAAGGCGGAGCTGGTGCGCAAGATGCGCGAGAAGGCGGGCGCGGCCGAGGGCACGGAGCAGGCGGGCGACGACACCGCACAGAGCTGA
- a CDS encoding GlxA family transcriptional regulator: MHTVAVLALDGVIAFDLSTPIEVFGRTRLPGGRPAYRVRVCAAAGEVDAGAFTLKAPWPLRTLAEADTIVLPGVADPDVPFPPEVLDALREAAGRGTRIASICTGAFVLAATGLLDGLRATTHWVAAPLLAARYPAIEVDPDVLYVDNGQFLTSAGAAAGLDLSLHLIRRDHGSAVAADAARLSVMPLERDGGQAQFIVHEHPPAPRGSTLEPLLRWMEENARCELTLDEVAARAGMSVRTLNRRFREHTGTSPLQWLHRARVRQAQYLLETTGHPVERIASQVGFGSPTAFRDRFRRITGTSPNAYRRAFQGQAAR, encoded by the coding sequence ATGCATACCGTGGCCGTCCTCGCACTGGACGGAGTCATCGCCTTCGACCTGTCCACTCCCATCGAGGTCTTCGGACGCACCCGGCTGCCCGGCGGCCGCCCCGCCTACCGCGTCCGCGTCTGCGCGGCCGCGGGCGAGGTGGACGCGGGCGCGTTCACCCTCAAGGCGCCCTGGCCGCTCCGGACCCTCGCGGAGGCGGACACGATCGTGCTGCCCGGCGTCGCCGACCCCGACGTGCCGTTCCCGCCCGAGGTCCTCGACGCGCTGCGCGAGGCCGCCGGACGCGGCACCCGCATCGCCTCGATCTGCACCGGCGCCTTCGTACTCGCCGCCACCGGCCTGCTCGACGGGCTGCGCGCCACCACCCACTGGGTGGCCGCCCCGCTGCTGGCCGCCCGGTACCCGGCGATCGAGGTGGATCCGGACGTGCTCTACGTGGACAACGGGCAGTTCCTGACCTCGGCCGGAGCCGCCGCAGGACTGGACCTGTCCCTGCACCTGATCCGGCGTGACCACGGCTCGGCCGTCGCCGCGGACGCCGCCAGGCTGTCCGTCATGCCGCTGGAACGCGACGGCGGGCAGGCGCAGTTCATCGTCCACGAGCACCCGCCCGCCCCGCGCGGATCCACGCTGGAGCCGCTGCTGCGCTGGATGGAGGAGAACGCCCGCTGCGAGCTCACGCTGGACGAGGTCGCCGCGCGGGCCGGGATGAGCGTACGCACTCTGAACCGCCGCTTTCGCGAGCACACCGGCACCTCGCCCCTCCAGTGGCTGCACCGTGCCCGGGTCCGTCAGGCCCAGTACCTGCTGGAGACCACCGGCCACCCCGTCGAGCGGATCGCCTCCCAGGTCGGCTTCGGCTCGCCCACCGCCTTCCGGGACCGCTTCCGGCGCATCACCGGCACGAGTCCGAACGCCTACCGTCGCGCCTTCCAGGGCCAGGCCGCGCGGTGA
- a CDS encoding sigma-70 family RNA polymerase sigma factor produces MSTSGTARRQDLHDLSDAELCALLRERDPASGADVGDVMGEVFARHHDSVLAYARTCSRDPATAGDLAAEAFARTYRAVAWGAGPEYAWRAYLLTCVRRVAVEWARRGARTQLSDDFDTWAAGLSDDQDVEGAALAAEEGSLVLRAFRSLPERWQAVLWHAVVESEPAAETARRLGISAGGVGSLAARAREGLREAYLRAHLDESASDECRHYGGLLAAALRRPGKRITRDLSRHLRACGECGRAERDLRAVNNRLGALLPAGILLWHPASSVLSAGAHGAHHLAAGKVVGLKLAAARFGAPKWTAAAAVAGTTLTAFALLPAEERIEQAAPVPMVASPKPSEEPDPYPLPDATESAPPIVSIGLPVSGVAAPSTPATPAPSSAAPSPTPAPTGLRLVNTASGLCVGFAGSGSEGPLRLQACTGEASQGWQRLPAGRNTYQFRNTGTGTCLDGTGAGGNVVDVTLRACRSGPGRETQLWKSEQAGRSGAFRLWFVPPVSRSDYADHLLGPRNWPKSDPPRQGSALVQLPDYYNSANFLFTLG; encoded by the coding sequence TTGAGCACATCGGGAACTGCCCGCCGGCAGGACCTCCACGACCTCAGCGACGCGGAGCTCTGCGCGCTGCTCCGCGAGCGGGACCCGGCGTCGGGTGCCGACGTCGGCGACGTGATGGGCGAGGTGTTCGCCCGTCACCACGACTCCGTACTCGCCTACGCGCGCACCTGCAGCCGCGACCCGGCCACCGCCGGCGACCTCGCGGCCGAGGCCTTCGCCCGCACCTACCGGGCCGTCGCCTGGGGGGCCGGCCCCGAGTACGCCTGGCGGGCGTACCTGTTGACCTGCGTGCGCCGGGTCGCGGTCGAATGGGCGCGCCGGGGCGCCCGCACCCAGCTGTCGGACGACTTCGACACGTGGGCCGCCGGTCTGTCCGACGACCAGGACGTCGAAGGCGCCGCGCTGGCGGCCGAGGAGGGCTCGCTGGTCCTGCGCGCGTTCCGGTCGCTGCCCGAGCGCTGGCAGGCCGTCCTGTGGCACGCGGTCGTGGAGAGCGAGCCCGCGGCCGAGACGGCCCGGCGCCTCGGGATATCGGCGGGCGGCGTCGGCTCGCTGGCGGCGCGCGCCCGCGAGGGCCTGCGCGAGGCGTACCTGCGCGCCCACCTGGACGAGAGCGCGAGCGACGAGTGCCGGCACTACGGCGGCCTGCTCGCCGCCGCGCTGCGTCGGCCGGGCAAGCGCATCACCAGGGACCTGTCACGCCATCTGCGGGCGTGCGGGGAGTGCGGACGGGCCGAGCGTGATCTGCGGGCCGTCAACAACCGGTTGGGCGCCCTGCTGCCGGCCGGGATCCTGCTGTGGCACCCCGCCTCCTCCGTGCTGTCCGCCGGTGCGCACGGCGCGCACCACCTGGCGGCGGGCAAGGTGGTCGGTCTCAAGCTGGCCGCGGCGCGGTTCGGCGCGCCGAAGTGGACCGCGGCGGCGGCCGTCGCGGGCACGACGCTCACCGCGTTCGCCCTGCTGCCGGCCGAGGAGCGGATCGAACAAGCGGCGCCGGTACCCATGGTCGCGAGCCCGAAGCCGAGCGAGGAGCCGGACCCGTACCCGCTGCCGGACGCGACGGAGTCGGCGCCCCCGATCGTGTCCATCGGCCTCCCCGTGTCGGGCGTCGCCGCCCCCTCCACCCCCGCCACCCCCGCGCCGTCCTCCGCGGCGCCCTCGCCGACCCCCGCCCCCACCGGGCTGCGCCTGGTCAACACCGCGTCGGGTCTGTGCGTGGGCTTCGCCGGCAGCGGTTCCGAAGGGCCGCTGCGGCTCCAGGCGTGCACCGGCGAAGCGTCCCAGGGCTGGCAGCGCCTGCCCGCCGGCCGCAACACGTACCAGTTCCGGAACACGGGCACCGGGACCTGCCTCGACGGAACCGGCGCCGGCGGGAACGTCGTCGACGTCACCCTGCGCGCCTGCCGCTCCGGCCCCGGCCGTGAGACGCAGCTCTGGAAGTCCGAGCAGGCCGGACGATCCGGCGCCTTCCGGCTCTGGTTCGTGCCCCCGGTCTCCAGGAGCGACTACGCCGACCACCTGCTGGGCCCGCGGAACTGGCCCAAGTCCGATCCCCCGCGCCAGGGTTCGGCGCTGGTGCAGCTGCCCGACTACTACAACTCCGCCAATTTCCTGTTCACCCTGGGGTGA